A single window of Oncorhynchus keta strain PuntledgeMale-10-30-2019 chromosome 34, Oket_V2, whole genome shotgun sequence DNA harbors:
- the LOC118376180 gene encoding ephrin-B2a-like isoform X2, producing MIRFVPGQGLVLYPQIGDKLDIVCPRVDGVADGVEYYKIHMVPREQLESCTITKADTPLLNCVKPDQDVKFTLKFQEFSPNLWGLEFFRGQDYYIISTSNGTMEGLENQEGGVCKMKSMKIVMKVGQSASDPVSPKDYPTRYPPKQPDTVGKDSYKPNEVLEKTDSSYREGEGDQGPGGKSSSIIGSEVALFACIASGSVIFIVIIIMLVLLLLKYRRRHRKHSPQHGTTLSLSTLATPKRGNNNGSEPSDIIIPLRTSDSVFCPHYEKVSGDYGHPVYIVQEMPPQSPANIYYKV from the exons ATTCGTGCCAGGACAGGGCTTGGTGTTGTACCCTCAGATAGGGGATAAGTTGGACATTGTCTGCCCACGTGTGGACGGAGTAGCTGATGGGGTGGAGTATTACAAGATCCACATGGTTCCCAGGGAGCAGCTGGAGAGCTGCACCATCACCAAGGCTGACACGCCACTGCTCAACTGTGTGAAGCCTGACCAGGACGTCAAGTTCACCCTGAAGTTTCAGGAGTTCAGCCCCAACCTGTGGGGCCTGGAGTTCTTCAGAGGACAAGACTACTACATCATCT caACCTCTAATGGCACCATGGAGGGGCTTGAGAACCAGGAAGGAGGAGTTTGCAAGATGAAATCCATGAAGATAGTCATGAAAGTGGGACAAA GTGCCTCTGATCCTGTCTCACCCAAAGACTACCCCACCAGATACCCTCCCAAGCAGCCCGACACAGTGGGAAAGGACTCCTACAAACCAAACGAAGTGCTGGAGAAGACAG ATTCGTCGTACAGGGAGGGCGAGGGCGACCAGGGGCCGGGTGGCAAATCCTCCAGCATCATCGGCTCCGAGGTGGCCCTGTTCGCATGCATCGCCTCGGGCAGCGTCAtcttcatcgtcatcatcatcatgctgGTCCTGCTGCTGCTCAAGTACCGGCGACGGCACCGCAAGCACTCTCCGCAGCACGGCACCACGCTGTCCCTCAGCACGCTGGCCACGCCCAAACGGGGCAACAACAACGGCTCGGAGCCCAGCGACATCATCATCCCTCTCAGGACTTCAGACAGCGTCTTCTGCCCGCACTACGAGAAAGTGAGCGGGGACTACGGTCACCCGGTCTACATCGTTCAGGAGATGCCCCCCCAGAGCCCTGCTAACATCTACTACAAGGTCTAA